The following are from one region of the Streptomyces changanensis genome:
- a CDS encoding fumarate hydratase, producing the protein MPEFAYSDLLPLGEDTTPYRLVTSEGVSTFEADGRTFLKVEPEALRKLAAEAIHDIQHYLRPAHLAQLRRIIDDPEASGNDKFVALDLLKNANIAAAGVLPMCQDTGTAIVMGKRGQNVLTEGEDEKALSRGIYDAYKNLNLRYSQMAPLTMWEEKNTGSNLPAQIELYATDGGAYKFLFMAKGGGSANKSFLYQETKAVLNETSLMTFLEEKIRSLGTAACPPYHLAIVVGGTSAEFALKTAKYASAHYLDALPSEGSELGHGFRDEELEKKVFELTQRIGIGAQFGGKYFCHDVRVVRLPRHGASLPVAIAVSCSADRQAVAKITAEGVFLEQLETDPARFLPDTTDEQLDEAGDVVRIDLNQPMDAILAELTKHPVKTRLSLTGPLVVARDIAHAKIKERLDAGEEMPQYLKDHPVYYAGPAKTPEGYASGSFGPTTAGRMDSYVEQFQAAGGSKVMLAKGNRSQRVTDACGAHGGFYLGSIGGPAARLAQDCIKKVEVVEYEELGMEAVWKIEVEDFPAFIVVDDKGNDFFQDPAPAPTFTSIPVRGPGLV; encoded by the coding sequence ATGCCAGAGTTTGCGTACTCCGATCTGCTCCCCCTGGGAGAGGACACCACGCCCTACCGCCTGGTGACCTCGGAGGGTGTGTCCACCTTCGAGGCCGACGGGCGGACGTTCCTCAAGGTGGAGCCGGAGGCGCTGCGGAAGCTGGCAGCGGAGGCCATCCACGACATCCAGCACTACCTGCGGCCCGCGCACCTCGCGCAGCTGCGCCGGATCATCGACGACCCGGAGGCGTCGGGCAACGACAAGTTCGTCGCGCTCGACCTGCTGAAGAACGCCAACATCGCGGCCGCCGGTGTGCTGCCGATGTGCCAGGACACCGGCACGGCGATCGTCATGGGCAAGCGCGGCCAGAACGTGCTGACCGAGGGCGAGGACGAGAAGGCCCTGTCGCGCGGCATCTACGACGCGTACAAGAACCTCAACCTGCGCTACTCGCAGATGGCCCCCCTCACCATGTGGGAGGAGAAGAACACCGGGTCGAACCTCCCCGCGCAGATCGAGCTGTACGCGACGGACGGCGGCGCGTACAAGTTCCTCTTCATGGCCAAGGGCGGCGGCTCCGCCAACAAGTCGTTCCTCTACCAGGAGACCAAGGCGGTCCTCAACGAGACCTCCCTGATGACGTTCCTGGAGGAGAAGATCCGCTCCCTCGGGACGGCCGCCTGCCCGCCGTACCACCTCGCGATCGTCGTCGGCGGCACGTCCGCCGAGTTCGCGCTGAAGACGGCGAAGTACGCCTCCGCGCACTACCTGGACGCGCTGCCGTCCGAGGGCTCCGAGCTGGGCCACGGCTTCCGCGACGAGGAGCTGGAGAAGAAGGTCTTCGAGCTGACGCAGCGCATCGGCATCGGCGCGCAGTTCGGCGGCAAGTACTTCTGCCACGACGTGCGCGTGGTGCGCCTGCCGCGGCACGGCGCCTCGCTGCCCGTCGCCATCGCCGTCTCCTGCTCGGCGGACCGCCAGGCCGTCGCGAAGATCACCGCCGAGGGCGTCTTCCTGGAGCAGCTGGAGACCGACCCGGCGCGCTTCCTGCCCGACACGACGGACGAGCAGCTGGACGAGGCCGGTGACGTGGTGCGCATCGACCTCAACCAGCCCATGGACGCCATCCTCGCCGAGCTGACGAAGCACCCGGTCAAGACGCGGCTGTCGCTGACCGGCCCGCTGGTCGTGGCGCGCGACATCGCGCACGCCAAGATCAAGGAGCGGCTGGACGCGGGCGAGGAGATGCCGCAGTACCTGAAGGACCACCCGGTGTACTACGCCGGCCCCGCCAAGACGCCCGAGGGGTACGCGTCCGGTTCCTTCGGCCCGACGACGGCCGGCCGCATGGACTCGTACGTGGAGCAGTTCCAGGCGGCGGGCGGCTCCAAGGTGATGCTGGCCAAGGGCAACCGCTCGCAGCGGGTCACCGACGCGTGCGGCGCGCACGGCGGCTTCTACCTGGGCTCGATCGGCGGCCCGGCGGCGCGCCTGGCGCAGGACTGCATCAAGAAGGTCGAGGTCGTCGAGTACGAGGAGCTCGGCATGGAGGCGGTCTGGAAGATCGAGGTCGAGGACTTCCCGGCGTTCATCGTGGTGGACGACAAGGGCAACGACTTCTTCCAGGACCCGGCCCCGGCGCCGACCTTCACCTCCATCCCGGTGCGCGGCCCCGGGCTGGTGTGA
- a CDS encoding DUF1707 SHOCT-like domain-containing protein — MDLEKQPQKRPERHPAAPAPAAVSGTAPAMRASDADRDRVADILAEALAQGRLDAEEHAERIDATYRAKTLGELEPLVGDLPAAPDARSAPGTAADRGLPDASGAYGEPEEKLVAVFSSTTRRGRWRVAARTTAFSLFGNIEIDLTEATFTQRLTTVNAISILGNVEVRVPENVSLRGNGAGVLGNFEVVTLEAADPEAPVVVVNGYTVLGNVEARPKRGKLIADLLHAKLRKHLGH; from the coding sequence GTGGACCTCGAAAAGCAGCCCCAGAAGCGGCCCGAGCGGCACCCCGCGGCGCCGGCCCCGGCGGCCGTTTCGGGGACGGCCCCGGCGATGCGGGCCTCGGACGCCGACCGCGACCGGGTCGCCGACATCCTCGCGGAGGCGCTGGCCCAGGGGCGGCTCGACGCCGAGGAGCACGCCGAACGGATCGACGCCACGTACCGGGCCAAGACGCTCGGCGAGCTGGAGCCGCTCGTCGGCGACCTCCCCGCCGCGCCGGACGCGCGGTCCGCCCCGGGCACCGCCGCGGACCGCGGCCTCCCCGACGCCTCCGGGGCGTACGGCGAGCCGGAGGAGAAGCTCGTCGCGGTCTTCTCCAGCACCACCCGCCGCGGCCGGTGGCGCGTCGCCGCGCGCACGACGGCCTTCTCCCTCTTCGGCAACATCGAGATCGACCTCACCGAGGCCACCTTCACCCAGCGCCTCACCACCGTCAACGCCATCTCGATCCTCGGCAACGTCGAGGTGCGCGTCCCGGAGAACGTCTCCCTGCGCGGCAACGGCGCGGGCGTCCTCGGCAACTTCGAGGTGGTCACGTTGGAGGCCGCCGACCCCGAGGCGCCGGTCGTCGTCGTCAACGGCTACACGGTCCTCGGCAACGTCGAGGCGCGCCCCAAGCGCGGCAAGCTCATCGCGGACCTCCTCCACGCCAAGCTCCGCAAACACCTCGGCCACTGA
- a CDS encoding WhiB family transcriptional regulator: protein MLPLPHQPLQVAAVPSQRVPAREDEGGPWHTEAVCRRDEAGLFFAPSKEPTAARLAREEAAKRVCARCPVMVECREHALLQPEPYGVWGGLTAAERRVVLARRRRRDVELKKAATAGQQIAAAG from the coding sequence GTGCTGCCACTGCCGCATCAGCCCCTCCAGGTCGCCGCCGTCCCGTCCCAGCGCGTTCCGGCGCGGGAGGACGAGGGTGGTCCCTGGCACACGGAGGCGGTGTGCCGCCGCGACGAGGCGGGACTGTTCTTCGCCCCCTCGAAGGAGCCCACGGCCGCCCGACTGGCCCGCGAGGAGGCCGCGAAGCGGGTCTGCGCCCGCTGCCCGGTCATGGTCGAGTGCCGCGAGCACGCCCTGCTCCAGCCCGAGCCGTACGGCGTGTGGGGCGGCCTCACCGCCGCCGAGCGCCGCGTCGTGCTGGCCCGCCGCCGGCGCCGCGACGTGGAGCTGAAGAAGGCGGCGACGGCCGGCCAGCAGATCGCCGCCGCCGGCTGA
- the glpX gene encoding class II fructose-bisphosphatase, producing MTEHHLPSELVVSPEAPDRNLALELVRVTEAAAMAAGRWVGRGDKNGADGAAVRAMRTLVSTVSMNGVVVIGEGEKDEAPMLFNGERIGDGTGAECDIAVDPIDGTTLTAKGMPNAIAVLAAADRGAMFDPSAVFYMDKLVTGPEAADYVDIDAPVSVNIRRVAKAKNSTPEDVTVVILDRPRHEGIVKEIRETGARIKFISDGDVAGSIMAVRDGTGVDMLMGIGGTPEGIISACAIKCLGGVIQGKLWPKDDEERGRALDAGHDLDRVLSTNDLVRGDNVFFVATGITDGELLRGVRYRSETATTSSLVMRSKSGTIRQIDSTHRLSKLRAYSQIDFDRAK from the coding sequence ATGACCGAGCATCATCTGCCGTCCGAACTCGTGGTCTCCCCCGAGGCCCCCGACCGCAACCTCGCCCTGGAGCTGGTCCGCGTCACCGAGGCGGCTGCCATGGCGGCGGGCCGCTGGGTCGGCCGCGGTGACAAGAACGGCGCCGACGGCGCGGCCGTGCGGGCCATGCGCACCCTCGTCAGCACCGTCTCGATGAACGGCGTCGTCGTCATCGGCGAGGGCGAGAAGGACGAAGCGCCCATGCTGTTCAACGGCGAGCGCATCGGTGACGGGACCGGCGCCGAGTGCGACATCGCCGTGGACCCGATCGACGGCACGACGCTGACCGCCAAGGGCATGCCGAACGCCATCGCCGTGCTCGCCGCCGCCGACCGGGGCGCCATGTTCGACCCGTCCGCGGTCTTCTACATGGACAAGCTCGTCACCGGCCCCGAGGCGGCCGACTACGTCGACATCGACGCGCCGGTCTCCGTGAACATCCGCCGCGTCGCCAAGGCGAAGAACTCCACCCCCGAGGACGTCACCGTCGTCATCCTGGACCGGCCCCGCCACGAGGGGATCGTCAAGGAGATCCGCGAGACCGGCGCCCGGATCAAGTTCATCTCGGACGGCGACGTCGCCGGCTCGATCATGGCGGTCCGCGACGGCACCGGCGTGGACATGCTCATGGGCATCGGCGGTACGCCCGAGGGCATCATCAGCGCCTGCGCCATCAAGTGCCTGGGCGGCGTCATCCAGGGCAAGCTGTGGCCGAAGGACGACGAGGAGCGCGGCCGCGCCCTGGACGCGGGCCACGACCTGGACCGGGTGCTCTCCACCAACGATCTCGTCCGCGGCGACAACGTCTTCTTCGTCGCGACCGGCATCACCGACGGCGAGCTGCTGCGCGGGGTGCGGTACCGCTCCGAGACCGCCACCACGTCGTCGCTCGTGATGCGGTCGAAGTCGGGCACGATCCGGCAGATCGACTCGACGCACCGGCTGTCGAAGCTGCGCGCGTACAGCCAGATCGACTTCGACCGGGCCAAGTAG
- a CDS encoding DUF4245 domain-containing protein, translating to MRGKQTVRGMFQSMTVICAVAAVIYLFVPHDDQADPIKPVDYGIELVTAQRAAPYPVLAPKGLGEEWRPTSVSYSRQNDDSWHLGYLTPEREYVGVEQSTGPATRYIVQVTHDARDTGEVQRIAGRAWERWEGEKYDALVLRQEGVTTVVTGTASFERLGEMAAALKSEKARKPATTTETPAPDGKPATVGKPTTAAKPDTAAESGAAAEPEAAGKG from the coding sequence ATGCGAGGCAAGCAGACAGTGCGCGGGATGTTCCAGTCGATGACGGTCATCTGCGCCGTCGCGGCGGTGATCTACCTCTTCGTCCCGCACGACGACCAGGCCGACCCGATCAAGCCCGTCGACTACGGCATCGAGCTGGTGACGGCCCAGCGCGCCGCGCCCTACCCCGTGCTGGCCCCGAAGGGGCTGGGCGAGGAGTGGCGCCCGACGTCGGTGTCGTACAGCCGGCAGAACGACGACTCCTGGCACCTGGGCTACCTCACGCCGGAGCGCGAGTACGTCGGCGTGGAGCAGTCCACGGGCCCCGCGACGCGGTACATCGTCCAGGTCACCCACGACGCCCGGGACACGGGCGAGGTGCAGCGGATCGCCGGCCGGGCGTGGGAGCGCTGGGAGGGCGAGAAGTACGACGCCCTGGTCCTGCGCCAGGAGGGCGTCACGACGGTCGTCACCGGCACCGCGTCCTTCGAGCGCCTCGGCGAGATGGCCGCGGCCCTGAAGTCCGAGAAGGCGCGGAAGCCCGCGACGACCACCGAGACGCCCGCACCCGACGGGAAGCCCGCGACGGTCGGGAAGCCCACGACCGCCGCGAAGCCCGACACCGCCGCGGAGTCCGGAGCCGCCGCGGAGCCCGAGGCCGCCGGCAAGGGCTGA
- the ppgK gene encoding polyphosphate--glucose phosphotransferase, with translation MNVFGVDIGGSGIKGAPVDLELGDLAQPRHKVLTPQPSTPSDVADRVAEVVTHFGWSGPVGVTFPGVVTGSTIRTAANVDKAWIDVDAAELLGGRLGGLPVTVLNDADAAGVAEMTHGAGRGRRGTVILLTFGTGIGSAVFTDGRLLPNTELGHLELHGKEAEKQASTKVKEDRDLSWQEWAHRVRKYLAHLEMLFSPELFIVGGGVSRKAEKFLPLIDDVRAEIVPAQLQNNAGIVGAAMAAAR, from the coding sequence ATGAACGTCTTCGGAGTGGACATCGGCGGGTCGGGGATCAAGGGCGCTCCCGTGGACCTGGAGCTCGGCGACCTGGCGCAGCCCCGCCACAAGGTACTCACCCCGCAACCATCGACGCCCTCGGACGTCGCGGACCGCGTCGCGGAGGTCGTCACGCACTTCGGCTGGTCGGGGCCGGTCGGCGTGACGTTTCCGGGCGTGGTGACCGGTTCGACGATCCGTACGGCGGCCAACGTCGACAAGGCGTGGATCGACGTGGACGCGGCCGAGCTGCTCGGCGGGCGGCTGGGCGGCCTGCCGGTGACGGTGCTGAACGACGCGGACGCGGCGGGCGTCGCCGAGATGACCCACGGCGCGGGCCGGGGCCGCCGCGGGACGGTCATCCTGCTGACCTTCGGCACGGGCATCGGCAGCGCGGTCTTCACCGACGGGCGCCTCCTGCCCAACACGGAGCTGGGTCACCTGGAGCTGCACGGCAAGGAGGCGGAGAAGCAGGCCTCCACCAAGGTCAAGGAGGACAGGGACCTCAGCTGGCAGGAGTGGGCCCACCGGGTGCGCAAGTACCTCGCCCACCTGGAGATGCTCTTCTCGCCCGAGCTGTTCATCGTCGGCGGCGGGGTCAGCCGCAAGGCGGAGAAGTTCCTGCCCCTGATCGACGACGTGCGCGCGGAGATCGTCCCCGCGCAGTTGCAGAACAACGCCGGCATCGTCGGCGCCGCGATGGCCGCGGCACGCTGA
- a CDS encoding FG-GAP-like repeat-containing protein, with protein MRTSLLRRLATAATALGLTSLGLLAGAAPAQAAIGDCPAGYFCAWKTDNGTGTMYKTNTDRATLGAWDNTFRSVVNRTSRHVCLHDDPNHGRTGFVDAWAPDARGTEWGHSQGNVSSVRFVPTFRECHAPPFPQWYAGTAPRAKDHGDLNADRRADFLVRDKAGRLWFLPGDGTGKLVGSGGWNVFNGLVRHGDLSGDGREDVIARETATGKLWLYPGTGTGGFGARTLIGNGGWNAMSRLVGYGDLSGDGRADLLAVEKTTGRIWLYPGTSTGTPGARKLIGNGGWNAMNALVGAGDMNGDGRADLIAREASTGKLWLYPGTSTGTLGARVLVGSGGWNVMDGVFGLGDVTGDGLADLVATTTGDFVGEECRGVGCQLVYRGRGTGSVEPGITVATDWQWLNGAF; from the coding sequence ATGCGCACATCACTGCTCCGGCGCCTGGCCACGGCGGCCACGGCGCTGGGGCTCACCTCGCTCGGGCTCCTCGCGGGCGCCGCGCCCGCGCAGGCCGCCATCGGCGACTGCCCGGCGGGGTACTTCTGTGCCTGGAAGACCGACAACGGCACCGGCACCATGTACAAGACGAACACGGACAGGGCGACGCTGGGGGCCTGGGACAACACGTTCCGCTCGGTCGTCAACCGCACGTCCCGGCACGTCTGCCTGCACGACGACCCGAACCACGGCCGGACCGGCTTCGTCGACGCCTGGGCGCCCGACGCGCGGGGCACCGAGTGGGGCCACTCGCAGGGCAACGTCAGCTCGGTGAGGTTCGTCCCCACGTTCCGCGAGTGCCACGCCCCGCCGTTCCCCCAGTGGTACGCCGGCACCGCGCCCCGGGCGAAGGACCACGGCGACCTGAACGCCGACCGCCGGGCCGACTTCCTGGTCCGCGACAAGGCCGGCCGCCTGTGGTTCCTGCCCGGCGACGGCACGGGCAAGCTGGTCGGCAGCGGCGGCTGGAACGTCTTCAACGGCCTCGTCCGGCACGGTGACCTCAGCGGTGACGGCCGCGAGGACGTGATCGCCCGCGAGACGGCCACCGGCAAGCTGTGGCTGTACCCGGGCACCGGCACCGGTGGTTTCGGCGCGCGCACGCTCATCGGGAACGGCGGCTGGAACGCCATGAGCCGGCTCGTCGGCTACGGGGACCTCTCCGGCGACGGCCGCGCGGACCTGCTGGCCGTCGAGAAGACCACGGGCAGGATCTGGCTGTACCCGGGCACGTCCACCGGCACCCCCGGCGCGCGCAAGCTCATCGGCAACGGCGGCTGGAACGCCATGAACGCCCTGGTCGGCGCGGGCGACATGAACGGCGACGGCCGGGCCGACCTGATCGCCCGCGAGGCGTCCACCGGGAAGCTGTGGCTGTACCCGGGCACGTCCACCGGCACGCTCGGGGCGCGGGTGCTGGTCGGTTCCGGTGGCTGGAACGTCATGGACGGCGTCTTCGGCCTGGGCGACGTCACCGGGGACGGCCTCGCCGACCTCGTCGCCACCACCACGGGCGACTTCGTCGGCGAGGAGTGCCGGGGCGTGGGGTGCCAGCTCGTGTACAGGGGCCGCGGCACCGGCTCGGTGGAGCCGGGCATCACGGTGGCCACCGACTGGCAGTGGCTGAACGGCGCCTTCTGA
- a CDS encoding 4-hydroxy-3-methylbut-2-enyl diphosphate reductase, which translates to MTPTPPARRVLLAAPRGYCAGVDRAVIAVEKALEQYGAPIYVRHEIVHNKYVVQTLERKGAIFVDRTEEVPEGSIVMFSAHGVAPTVHHEAAERKLATIDATCPLVTKVHKEAVRFAHEDYDILLIGHEGHEEVIGTSGEAPDHIQLVDGPKDVEKVEVRDPSKVVWLSQTTLSVDETMETVDALKEKFPLLESPPSDDICYATQNRQLAVKQMGAEADLVIVVGSRNSSNSKRLVEVAKLAGAHEAYLVDFAEEIEEAWLEGVSTVGVTSGASVPEVLVEGVLEWLAQRGFADVEIVKAAEESITFSLPKELRRDLRAEAAALNKG; encoded by the coding sequence ATGACTCCTACGCCTCCTGCCCGCCGGGTCCTCCTCGCCGCTCCCCGTGGTTACTGCGCGGGCGTGGACCGCGCCGTGATCGCCGTGGAGAAGGCGCTGGAGCAGTACGGCGCTCCGATCTACGTCCGGCACGAGATCGTCCACAACAAGTACGTCGTGCAGACCCTGGAGCGGAAGGGCGCGATCTTCGTCGACCGGACGGAGGAGGTGCCGGAGGGCTCGATCGTGATGTTCTCCGCGCACGGGGTCGCGCCGACCGTCCACCACGAGGCGGCCGAGCGGAAGCTCGCGACGATCGACGCGACCTGCCCGCTGGTGACGAAGGTGCACAAGGAGGCCGTGCGCTTCGCCCACGAGGACTACGACATCCTCCTCATCGGCCACGAGGGCCACGAGGAGGTCATCGGCACCTCCGGCGAGGCCCCCGACCACATCCAGCTGGTCGACGGCCCGAAGGACGTCGAGAAGGTCGAGGTCCGCGACCCGTCCAAGGTCGTGTGGCTCTCCCAGACCACGCTCTCGGTCGACGAGACGATGGAGACCGTCGACGCCCTGAAGGAGAAGTTCCCGCTGCTGGAATCGCCGCCGAGCGACGACATCTGCTACGCCACGCAGAACCGTCAGCTGGCCGTGAAGCAGATGGGCGCCGAGGCGGACCTCGTCATCGTCGTGGGCTCGCGCAACTCGTCGAACTCCAAGCGCCTGGTCGAGGTCGCCAAGCTGGCCGGCGCGCACGAGGCGTACCTCGTCGACTTCGCCGAGGAGATCGAGGAGGCGTGGCTGGAGGGCGTGTCCACGGTCGGCGTGACCTCCGGCGCCTCGGTGCCCGAGGTGCTGGTCGAGGGCGTGCTGGAGTGGCTGGCGCAGCGCGGCTTCGCGGACGTGGAGATCGTGAAGGCGGCGGAGGAGTCCATCACCTTCTCGCTGCCGAAGGAGCTCCGCCGCGACCTGCGCGCGGAGGCCGCGGCCCTCAACAAGGGCTAG
- the xseA gene encoding exodeoxyribonuclease VII large subunit, with protein sequence MPLTTSAEAPLPVGEVSRLIGRWIDRLGAIWVEGQITQLSRRPGAGVVFMTLRDPSHDISVSVTCYRQTFDAVADLVTEGARVVVHAKPEWYAPRGQLSLRAAEIRPVGIGELLARLEQLKRSLAAEGLFAAERKRPLPFLPQLVGLVCGRASAAERDVLEVARRRWPAVRFEVRNVAVQGVHAVPQVVRAVRELDGLPEVDVIVVARGGGSVEDLLPFSDEQLVRAVAECRTPVVSAIGHEPDSPLLDLVADLRAATPTDAAKKVVPDVREELDRVHALRERALRCVRGVLEREERGLAHALARPVMEHPQRMVEERQAQVEALLARSRRVLGHLLDRADSELSHTHARVVALSPAATLERGYAVLQRADGTVVRSPGDVAGDEELRARVAAGAFTVRRVDGGGAGDRP encoded by the coding sequence ATGCCACTGACTACGTCTGCCGAAGCCCCCCTGCCCGTCGGCGAGGTGTCGCGGCTCATCGGGCGGTGGATCGACCGGCTCGGGGCCATCTGGGTCGAGGGCCAGATCACCCAGCTGTCGCGGCGGCCGGGCGCGGGAGTGGTCTTCATGACGCTGCGCGACCCGTCGCACGACATCTCGGTGAGCGTGACGTGCTACCGCCAGACCTTCGACGCGGTGGCCGACCTGGTGACCGAGGGCGCGCGGGTCGTCGTGCACGCCAAGCCTGAGTGGTACGCGCCGCGCGGCCAGCTGTCGCTGCGGGCCGCGGAGATACGGCCGGTCGGCATCGGTGAGCTGCTGGCCCGGCTGGAGCAGCTGAAGCGGTCGCTGGCGGCGGAGGGCCTGTTCGCGGCGGAGCGGAAGCGGCCGCTGCCGTTCCTGCCGCAGCTGGTGGGGCTCGTGTGCGGCCGGGCGTCGGCGGCCGAGCGGGACGTGCTGGAGGTGGCGCGGCGGCGGTGGCCGGCGGTCCGCTTCGAGGTGCGCAACGTCGCGGTGCAGGGCGTCCACGCGGTGCCCCAGGTGGTGCGGGCGGTGCGGGAGCTCGACGGGCTGCCGGAGGTGGACGTGATCGTCGTCGCGCGGGGTGGCGGCAGCGTCGAGGACCTCCTGCCGTTCTCCGACGAGCAGCTCGTCCGGGCGGTGGCCGAGTGCCGCACCCCGGTGGTCTCCGCGATCGGCCACGAACCGGACTCGCCGCTGCTCGACCTCGTCGCCGACCTGCGCGCGGCGACGCCGACGGACGCGGCGAAGAAGGTCGTCCCCGACGTGCGCGAGGAGCTGGACCGCGTCCACGCCCTGCGGGAGCGGGCCCTGCGCTGCGTGCGCGGGGTGCTGGAGCGCGAGGAGCGCGGGTTGGCGCACGCGCTGGCCCGGCCCGTGATGGAGCACCCGCAGCGGATGGTCGAGGAGCGGCAGGCGCAGGTCGAGGCGCTGCTCGCGCGCAGCCGGCGGGTGCTGGGGCACCTGCTGGACCGGGCCGACTCCGAGCTGTCCCACACCCACGCGCGCGTGGTGGCCCTCTCCCCGGCCGCCACTCTGGAGCGCGGGTACGCGGTGCTCCAGCGGGCCGACGGCACGGTGGTGCGTTCGCCCGGCGACGTGGCGGGGGACGAGGAACTGAGGGCGAGGGTGGCCGCCGGCGCGTTCACGGTACGACGCGTGGACGGCGGCGGCGCCGGGGACCGACCGTAG
- a CDS encoding exodeoxyribonuclease VII small subunit, with translation MAVNSTDAATTDTTVAVTETGAAIGYEQARDELVDVVRRLEAGGTTLEESLALWERGEELAKVCRHWLEGARARLDASLAEERGDGAGADT, from the coding sequence ATGGCAGTCAATTCGACGGACGCGGCGACGACGGACACGACCGTGGCGGTGACGGAGACCGGCGCGGCGATCGGGTACGAGCAGGCCCGCGACGAGCTGGTCGACGTGGTCCGCCGCCTGGAGGCCGGCGGTACGACGCTGGAGGAGTCGCTCGCCCTGTGGGAGCGCGGCGAGGAGCTGGCGAAGGTCTGCCGCCACTGGCTGGAGGGCGCCCGTGCGCGGCTCGACGCGTCACTCGCCGAGGAGCGCGGGGACGGCGCCGGGGCCGACACGTAG
- a CDS encoding malonic semialdehyde reductase, with protein sequence MSLVLDPAAQDLLFREARTANTFTDEPVTEEQVQAIYDLVKYGPTAFNQTPLRIVLVRSAEARERLVPLMAEGNRAKTATAPLVAILAADNEFHEELPRLFPAFPQAKDAFFAERAARESAAGMNAALQAAYFIVGVRAAGLAAGPMTGFDPAGVQKEFLDDDHTPLMIVNIGRPGPDAWYPRSPRLDYTEVVTTV encoded by the coding sequence ATGTCCCTCGTCCTTGACCCCGCCGCCCAGGACCTCCTGTTCCGCGAGGCCCGCACCGCCAACACGTTCACCGACGAGCCGGTGACCGAGGAGCAGGTCCAGGCGATCTACGACCTGGTCAAGTACGGTCCGACCGCCTTCAACCAGACGCCGCTGCGCATCGTCCTCGTCCGCTCCGCCGAGGCCCGCGAGCGCCTGGTGCCGCTGATGGCGGAGGGCAACCGGGCCAAGACCGCGACGGCGCCGCTCGTCGCGATCCTCGCCGCGGACAACGAGTTCCACGAGGAGCTGCCGAGGCTCTTCCCGGCGTTCCCGCAGGCCAAGGACGCCTTCTTCGCCGAGCGTGCCGCCCGCGAGTCGGCCGCCGGCATGAACGCCGCGCTCCAGGCCGCCTACTTCATCGTCGGCGTCCGTGCGGCGGGCCTCGCCGCCGGCCCGATGACCGGCTTCGACCCGGCGGGCGTCCAGAAGGAGTTCCTGGACGACGACCACACCCCGCTGATGATCGTCAACATCGGCCGCCCGGGCCCCGACGCCTGGTACCCGCGCTCTCCGCGCCTCGACTACACCGAGGTCGTCACCACCGTCTGA
- a CDS encoding DUF6542 domain-containing protein, producing the protein MVHALRRLPNPRLTGIGGGLFASATMLLIGCLDWLLFDGSPLVYGLLFLPVSAATALWVRGPDLVTAPISVPIAFAVGVVPIAGGEGGIGGHTMAVITALAVHAGWLYGGTLVAGVITSVRKVRLMGRRQRAAAQAQAQAQAQAHAQGRATAAQRRP; encoded by the coding sequence GTGGTGCACGCCCTGCGGCGGCTGCCGAACCCGCGCCTGACCGGGATCGGCGGCGGTCTTTTCGCCTCGGCGACGATGCTGCTCATCGGCTGTCTGGACTGGTTGCTCTTCGACGGTTCGCCGCTGGTGTACGGGCTGCTGTTCCTGCCGGTCAGCGCCGCGACGGCGCTGTGGGTGCGGGGACCGGACCTGGTGACGGCGCCGATCAGCGTCCCGATCGCGTTCGCCGTCGGGGTCGTGCCGATCGCCGGCGGCGAGGGCGGGATCGGCGGGCACACGATGGCCGTCATCACCGCGCTCGCCGTGCACGCCGGGTGGCTGTACGGGGGGACCCTGGTGGCCGGCGTCATCACGTCGGTACGGAAGGTACGCCTCATGGGCCGCCGGCAGCGCGCCGCGGCGCAGGCGCAGGCGCAGGCACAAGCCCAGGCCCATGCCCAGGGCCGGGCCACGGCGGCCCAGCGACGCCCCTGA